The Xanthomonas sp. CFBP 8443 genome has a window encoding:
- a CDS encoding DUF4019 domain-containing protein, producing MPLSTRLLAPLLNAAAFAVAAQPAAQSAAPQPAAAQPAAAAQSAVSPPAAAQPAAPKPAASKPAAPAAPGPLSKQDAQMAQAGLRAAQLVDAGRSGELWDGASAVAKKAVAREAFVRQVDADRARLGALLGRGVASVARVRYAAGSQVPPGVYVNISFPSRFANAPQPVRELVSLRLDDDKTWRLVGYHVGPPN from the coding sequence ATGCCCTTGTCGACCCGCCTGCTGGCGCCGCTGCTGAATGCGGCGGCATTCGCCGTAGCCGCGCAACCCGCTGCCCAGTCCGCTGCCCCGCAGCCTGCCGCTGCCCAGCCCGCCGCCGCCGCGCAGTCCGCCGTTTCGCCGCCTGCGGCCGCCCAACCTGCCGCGCCCAAGCCGGCCGCGTCCAAGCCTGCTGCGCCCGCCGCGCCGGGGCCGCTGTCCAAGCAGGACGCACAGATGGCGCAGGCCGGGCTGCGCGCCGCGCAACTGGTCGATGCCGGACGCAGCGGCGAGCTGTGGGATGGCGCATCGGCGGTGGCGAAGAAGGCGGTCGCGCGCGAGGCCTTCGTGCGCCAGGTCGATGCGGATCGCGCACGGCTCGGTGCGCTGCTCGGCCGCGGCGTGGCCAGCGTCGCGCGGGTGCGCTACGCGGCGGGCTCGCAGGTGCCGCCCGGGGTCTACGTCAACATCAGCTTCCCCAGCCGCTTCGCCAACGCGCCGCAGCCGGTGCGCGAACTGGTCTCGCTGCGCCTGGACGACGACAAGACCTGGCGCCTGGTCGGCTACCACGTCGGCCCGCCGAACTGA
- a CDS encoding MAPEG family protein produces the protein MSIEIRMLAWAILLGIVQLLLAAALVTAQRGMKWNASARDAPQAPPAGVAGRLERALRNFLETFPFFAAAAVAVVAMDRGSAHTALAAQLYFWARLVYVPLYAAGVPYVRSLVWAVSLWAILQLVWALL, from the coding sequence ATGAGTATCGAAATCCGCATGTTGGCCTGGGCGATCCTGCTCGGGATCGTGCAGCTGTTGCTGGCCGCCGCGTTGGTCACCGCGCAGCGCGGCATGAAGTGGAATGCCAGCGCGCGCGACGCGCCGCAAGCGCCGCCGGCCGGCGTGGCCGGGCGCCTGGAGCGCGCGTTGCGCAACTTCCTGGAGACCTTTCCGTTCTTCGCCGCCGCGGCGGTGGCGGTGGTGGCGATGGACAGGGGCAGCGCGCATACCGCACTGGCGGCGCAGTTGTATTTCTGGGCGCGGCTGGTCTACGTGCCGCTGTATGCGGCGGGCGTGCCGTATGTGCGCAGCCTGGTGTGGGCGGTGTCGCTGTGGGCGATCCTGCAACTGGTGTGGGCGCTGCTGTAA